The Oxyura jamaicensis isolate SHBP4307 breed ruddy duck chromosome Z, BPBGC_Ojam_1.0, whole genome shotgun sequence genome window below encodes:
- the AK6 gene encoding adenylate kinase isoenzyme 6 yields the protein MRRPNVLLTGTPGVGKSTLGRELASRTGLTYINVGDLAKDGELYEGFDEEYECPILDEDRVIDDLEDKMREGGVIVDYHGCDFFPEQWFHIVFVLRTDNSFLYDRLESRGYKGKKLQDNIQCEIFQTLYEEAMLSYREEIVHQLPSNTPEDLERNLDQIMQWIEQWMKDNN from the exons ATGCGGCGGCCCAACGTGCTGCTCACCG GTACGCCGGGCGTTGGCAAGAGCACACTCGGGAGGGAGCTCGCATCGAGGACTGGGCTGACCTATATTAACGTGGGTGACTTGGCCAAAGACG GAGAACTATATGAAGGTTTTGATGAGGAGTATGAATGTCCAATTTTAGATGAAGACAGG GTAATCGATGACCTAGAAGACAAGATGCGTGAGGGTGGAGTTATTGTTGATTACCATGGCTGTGATTTTTTCCCCGAACAATGGTTTCATATCGTATTTGTACTTCGCACAGACAATTCATTTCTATATGACAGGCTTGAAAGCAG GGGTTACAAAGGGAAGAAGCTACAAGACAACATTCAATGTGAAATTTTTCAGACTCTTTATGAGGAAGCTATGTTGTCATATCGGGAGGAAATCGTGCACCAGTTACCCAGCAACACTCCAGAAGACCTAGAGAGAAATTTGGATCAGATTATGCAATGGATTGAGCAATGGATGAAGGACAACAACTGA